A window from Cryptomeria japonica chromosome 1, Sugi_1.0, whole genome shotgun sequence encodes these proteins:
- the LOC131047003 gene encoding ribulose bisphosphate carboxylase large chain, giving the protein MSPKTETKASVGFKAGVKDYRLTYYTPEYQTKDTDILAAFRVTPQPGVPPEEAGAAVAAESSTGTWTTVWTDGLTSLDRYKGRCYDIEPVPGEESQFIAYVAYPLDLFEEGSVTNLFTSIVGNVFGFKALRALRLEDLRIPPAYSKTFQGPPHGIQVERDKLNKYGRPLLGCTIKPKLGLSAKNYGRAVYECLRGGLDFTKDDENVNSQPFMRWRDRFCFCAEALYKAQAETGEIKGHYLNATAGTCEEMMKRAVFARELGVPIVMHDYLTGGFTANTSLAHYCRDNGLLLHIHRAMHAVIDRQRNHGMHFRVLAKALRMSGGDHIHAGTVVGKLEGEREVTLGFVDLLRDDFIEKDRSRGIYFTQDWVSMPGVLPVASGGIHVWHMPALTEIFGDDSVLQFGGGTLGHPWGNAPGAVANRVALEACVQARNEGRDLAREGNQVIREATKWSPELAAACEVWKEIKFEFDTIDRL; this is encoded by the coding sequence ATGTCACCAAAAACAGAGACTAAAGCAAGTGTCGGATTCAAAGCTGGTGTTAAAGATTACAGATTAACTTATTATACTCcggaatatcagaccaaagatacTGATATCTTAGCAGCATTCCGAGTCACTCCTCAACCTGGAGTACCCCCCGAAGAAGCGGGAGCAGCAGTAGCCGCCGAATCTTCCACTGGTACGTGGACGACTGTTTGGACCGATGGACTTACCAGTCTTGATCGTTACAAGGGGCGATGCTATGATATTGAACCCGTTCCTGGAGAGGAAAGTCAATTTATTGCCTATGTGGCTTACCCTTTAGATCTTTTTGAAGAAGGTTCTGTTACTAACCTGTTCACTTCTATTGTAGGTAATGTATTTGGATTCAAAGCCTTACGGGCTCTACGTCTGGAAGATTTACGGATTCCTCCTGCTTATTCAAAAACTTTCCAAGGCCCACCACATGGTATTCAAGTAGAAAGagataaattaaacaaatatggtcGTCCTTTGTTGGGATGTACTATAAAACCAAAATTGGGTCTATCTGCCAAGAATTATGGTAGAGCGGTTTATGAATGTCTCCGTGGTGGACTTGATTTTACCAAGGATGATGAAAACGTGAATTCCCAACCATTTATGCGCTGGAGAGATCGTTTCTGCTTTTGTGCAGAAGCACTTTATAAAGCTCAGGCTGAGACGGGTGAGATTAAGGGACATTACCTGAATGCTACTGCAGGTACatgtgaagaaatgatgaaaagagcaGTATTCGCCAGAGAATTGGGAGTTCCTATAGTCATGCATGACTATCTGACTGGAGGTTTTACGGCAAATACTTCGTTGGCTCATTATTGCCGAGATAACGGCCTACTTCTTCACATTCACCGCGCAATGCATGCAGTTATTGACAGACAAAGAAATCATGGTATGCACTTCCGTGTACTGGCTAAAGCACTACGTATGTCTGGTGGAGATCATATTCACGCTGGTACTGTAGTAGGTAAACTTGAAGGAGAACGGGAAGTGACTTTGGGTTTTGTTGATCTATTGCGTGATGATTTTATTGAAAAAGACCGAAGTCGTGGTATTTATTTCACTCAAGATTGGGTCTCTATGCCGGGTGTTCTGCCTGTAGCTTCAGGAGGTATTCACGTTTGGCATATGCCTGCTCTGACCGAGATCTTTGGGGATGATTCCGTATTACAGTTCGGTGGAGGGACTTTGGGGCACCCTTGGGGAAATGCACCTGGTGCAGTGGCTAATCGGGTCGCTTTAGAAGCTTGTGTACAAGCTCGTAATGAAGGACGTGATCTTGCGCGTGAAGGTAATCAAGTGATCCGCGAAGCTACTAAATGGAGCCCTGAACTAGCTGCCGCTTGTGAAGTATGGAAagaaatcaaatttgaatttgataCGATTGATCGCTTGTAA
- the LOC131875459 gene encoding light-independent protochlorophyllide reductase iron-sulfur ATP-binding protein-like, translated as MKIAVYGKGGIGKSTTSCNISIALARRGEKVLQIGCDPKHDSTFTLTGFLIPTIIDTLQSKDYHYEDIWSEDVIHKGYGGVDCVEAGGPPAGAGCGGYVVGETVKLLKELNAFYEYDIILFDVLGDVVCGGFAAPLNYADYCVIITDNGFDALFAANRITASIREKARTHPLRLAGLVGNRTSKRDLINKYVEACPMPVIEVLPLIEDIRVSRVKGKTLFEMVGSEPSLNYVCEYYLDIADQILSQPEGIVPKEIPDRELFSLLSDLYLNPIDEGKHKNNKENLLGFTTI; from the coding sequence atgaaaatAGCAGTTTATGGAAAAGGCGGAATTGGTAAATCAACCACTAGTTGTAATATTTCAATTGCCCTAGCTAGACGTGGTGAAAAAGTGTTACAGATTGGATGTGATCCCAAACATGATAGTACTTTTActctgacaggatttttgataccTACAATTATAGATACTTTGCAGTCCAAAGATTATCATTATGAAGATATTTGGTCCGAAGATGTCATTCATAAAGGTTATGGAGGGGTAGATTGTGTGGAAGCTGGGGGGCCGCCTGCAGGAGCCGGATGCGGGGGATATGTGGTAGGAGAGACTGTGAAATTGTTAAAAGAATTAAATGCATTTTACGaatatgatataatattatttGATGTATTGGGCGACGTGGTTTGTGGAGGTTTTGCTGCTCCGTTGAATTATGCAGATTATTGTGTCATTATTACAGATAATGGATTTGATGCATTATTTGCAGCTAATCGTATTACTGCTTCTATCAGGGAAAAAGCTCGTACACATCCACTGCGATTAGCAGGTTTGGTTGGAAATCGTACATCTAAAAGAGATCTTATCAATAAATATGTAGAAGCCTGTCCAATGCCCGTAATAGAAGTGTTACCTCTTATTGAAGATATTCGAGTTTCGAGAGTCAAGGGCAAAACCTTATTTGAAATGGTTGGATCCGAACCATCACTTAACTATGTATGTGAATATTATTTAGACATAGCGGATCAAATATTGTCCCAACCAGAAGGTATTGTGCCAAAGGAGATTCCAGATCGGGAATTATTCAGTTTGCTCTCTGACCTTTATCTCAATCCTATTGATGAGGGGAAACATAAAAATAATAAGGAAAATTTACTTGGATTTACGACGATTTAA
- the LOC131875455 gene encoding photosystem II protein D1, producing MTAILERRESASLWNRFCDWITSTENRLYIGWFGVLMIPTLLTATSVFIIAFIAAPPVDIDGIREPVSGSLLYGNNIISGAIIPTSAAIGLHFYPIWEAASVDEWLYNGGPYELIVLHFLLGVACYMGREWELSFRLGMRPWIAVAYSAPVAAATAVFLIYPIGQGSFSDGMPLGISGTFNFMIVFQAEHNILMHPFHMLGVAGVFGGSLFSAMHGSLVTSSLIRETTENESANAGYKFGQEEETYNIVAAHGYFGRLIFQYASFNNSRSLHFFLAAWPVVGIWFTALGISTMAFNLNGFNFNQSVVDSQGRVINTWADIINRANLGMEVMHERNAHNFPLDLAAVEANSIDG from the coding sequence ATGACCGCAATTTTAGAAAGACGCGAAAGCGCAAGCCTATGGAATCGTTTTTGCGATTGGATCACTAGCACTGAAAACCGTCTTTACATTGGATGGTTCGGTGTCTTAATGATTCCTACCCTATTGACTGCAACCTCTGTATTCATTATCGCTTTCATTGCAGCTCCTCCAGTAGATATTGATGGTATTCGTGAACCTGTTTCCGGTTCTCTTCTTTATGGAAACAATATTATTTCCGGTGCTATTATTCCTACCTCTGCAGCCATTGGTCTGCATTTCTATCCCATCTGGGAAGCAGCTTCTGTTGATGAATGGCTATACAACGGTGGTCCCTATGAGCTAATCGTTCTACACTTCCTACTTGGTGTAGCTTGCTATATGGGTCGTGAGTGGGAGCTTAGCTTCCGTCTAGGTATGCGTCCTTGGATTGCTGTTGCATATTCAGCTCCAGTAGCAGCAGCTACTGCTGTTTTCTTGATTTACCCTATTGGTCAAGGAAGTTTCTCTGATGGTATGCCTCTAGGAATCTCTGGTACTTTCAATTTCATGATCGTATTCCAGGCTGAACACAATATTCTTATGCATCCATTTCACATGTTAGGTGTAGCTGGCGTATTCGGCGGCTCTCTATTTAGTGCTATGCATGGTTCCTTGGTAACTTCGAGTTTGATCAGGGAAACTACCGAAAATGAGTCTGCTAATGCAGGTTACAAATTTGGTCAGGAAGAAGAAACCTACAATATTGTAGCTGCTCACGGTTATTTCGGCCGATTGATCTTCCAATATGCTAGTTTCAACAACTCCCGTTCTCTACATTTCTTTTTAGCTGCTTGGCCAGTAGTAGGTATCTGGTTTACTGCTTTGGGCATCAGCACTATGGCTTTCAACTTAAATGGATTCAATTTCAACCAATCTGTTGTTGACAGTCAAGGTCGTGTAATTAACACTTGGGCCGATATCATTAATCGTGCTAACCTTGGTATGGAAGTGATGCACGAGCGTAACGCTCACAACTTCCCTCTGGATCTAGCTGCTGTTGAAGCTAATTCTATAGACGGCTAA
- the LOC131875454 gene encoding light-independent protochlorophyllide reductase subunit N yields MSVKIDETLTVECETGNYHTFCPISCVSWLYQKIEDSFFLVVGTKTCGYFLQNALGVMIFAEPRYAMAELEEGDISAQLNDYEGLKKLCIRIKKDRDPSVIIWIGTCTTEIIKMDLEGMAPKLEWEIGIPILVARANGLDYAFTQGEDTVLAAMAHRCPEPEFSVRERKETIQNFFISHSRKKEELVEYANHPSLVLFGSLPSNVASQLNLELKRQSIKVSGWLPAQKYTDLPSLGDGVYVCGVNPFLSRTATTLIRREKCQLIEAPFPIGPDGTRAWIEKICPIFGIEPQGLEEREERIWESLKDYLDLVRDKSVFFMGDNLLEVSLARFLIRCGMIVHEIGIPYMDKRYQAAELSLLQDTCMKMRVPIPRIVEKPDNSNQIRRIRELQPDLAITGMAHANPLEARGISTKWSVEFTFAQIHGFANARDVLELVTRPLRRQKNLEDLGPTTLVRK; encoded by the coding sequence ATGTCagtgaaaattgatgaaactctCACTGTCGAATGTGAGACAGGTAATTATCATACTTTTTGTCCAATTAGCTGTGTATCTTGGTTATATCAAAAGATTGAAGATAGTTTCTTTTTAGTTGTGGGTACAAAGACATGCGGTTATTTTCTGCAAAATGCACTTGGAGTAATGATTTTTGCAGAACCTCGCTATGCAATGGCAGAATTGGAAGAAGGAGATATCTCGGCTCAATTGAATGATTATGAAGGATTAAAAAAACTTTGTATTCGAATAAAAAAAGATAGAGACCCCAGCGTGATCATATGGATAGGTACTTGTACTACAGAGATAATCAAAATGGATTTGGAAGGTATGGCACCCAAGCTAGAATGGGAAATTGGAATCCCAATTCTAGTGGCAAGAGCGAATGGACTCGATTATGCTTTTACTCAAGGAGAAGATACTGTGTTAGCTGCGATGGCACATCGTTGTCCAGAACCGGAATTCTCTGTTCGTGAACGAAAAGAAACTATACAAAATTTTTTCATTTCTCATTCTAGAAAAAAAGAGGAATTGGTTGAATATGCAAATCACCCCTCCTTAGTTCTTTTCGGATCTTTGCCGTCCAATGTGGCTTCTCAACTAAATCTAGAATTAAAACGTCAATCCATCAAGGTATCAGGTTGGTTACCTGCTCAAAAATACACCGATCTTCCATCATTGGGTGATGGAGTTTATGTTTGTGGTGTTAACCCATTTTTGAGCCGGACAGCTACAACTTTGATAAGACGCGAAAAATGTCAATTAATTGAAGCTCCTTTTCCTATCGGTCCAGACGGAACGCGTGCTTGGATTGAAAAGATTTGTCCTATATTTGGTATTGAACCCCAAGGTTTGGAGGAAAGGGAGGAACGGATATGGGAAAGTTTAAAGGATTATCTTGATTTGGTACGTGATAAGTCTGTCTTTTTCATGGGAGATAATCTGCTAGAAGTATCTCTAGCAAGATTCTTAATAAGATGTGGAATGATTGTTCATGAAATTGGCATTCCATATATGGATAAACGATATCAAGCTGCTGAATTATCACTTTTACAAGATACATGTATGAAAATGCGCGTACCAATACCACGAATTGTGGAGAAACCAGATAATTCAAATCAAATACGACGTATACGCGAATTACAACCCGATTTAGCTATCACGGGAATGGCTCATGCTAACCCGCTAGAAGCAAGAGGAATTAGTACTAAATGGTCAGTTGAATTTACTTTTGCTCAGATTCATGGGTTTGCCAATGCAAGAGATGTACTTGAATTGGTTACCCGACCTCTACGGCGTCAGAAAAATTTAGAAGACTTGGGTCCAACCACTTTGGTCAGAAAATAA
- the LOC131047005 gene encoding ATP synthase epsilon chain, chloroplastic-like, protein MNLNLRVVTPNRVVWDSEVQEIILATNNGQMGVLPNHTALVTALDIGVMKIRLNAQWSTMALMGGFATIDNNEITLLVNNAERGIDIDLQEAQESFRLAAADRARAEGKRQAIEADVALKRARTRLEAADALLFR, encoded by the coding sequence ATGAACCTAAACCTTCGTGTAGTCACTCCCAATCGAGTTGTTTGGGATTCAGAAGTTCAAGAAATAATATTAGCTACTAATAATGGTCAAAtgggtgtattaccaaaccatactgCACTTGTAACAGCTTTGGATATAGGAGTCATGAAGATACGACTCAATGCTCAGTGGTCCACTATGGCTTTGATGGGTGGTTTTGCCACGATAGACAATAATGAAATCACATTATTGGTAAATAATGCAGAAAGAGGTATTGATATTGATCTTCAAGAGGCTCAGGAAAGTTTTAGACTAGCTGCAGCTGATCGTGCGCGAGCTGAAGGCAAGAGACAAGCAATCGAGGCTGATGTGGCTCTCAAAAGAGCTAGAACACGACTAGAGGCTGCTGATGCTCTTTTGTTCAGATAA
- the LOC131046949 gene encoding ATP synthase subunit beta, chloroplastic: MRTNPFILGVSALVEKKAGRIDQIIGPVLDVSFPPGNMPRIYNSLIVKDNDTTGQPISVTCEVQQLLGNNKVRAVAMSATDGLMRGMKVIDTGGPLSVPVGETTLGRIFNVLGEPVDDLGPVDALTRSPIHRSAPAFTQLDTRFSIFETGIKVVDLLAPYRRGGKIGLFGGAGVGKTVLIMELINNIAKAHGGVSVFGGVGERTREGNDLYKEMKESGVINEQNISESKVALVYGQMNEPPGARMRVGLTALTMAEYFRDVNKQDVLLFIDNIFRFVQAGSEVSALLGRMPSAVGYQPTLSTEMGSLQERITSTKEGSITSIQAVYVPADDLTDPAPATTFAHLDATTVLSRGLAAKGIYPAVDPLDSTSTMLQPSIVGEEHYETAQGVKQTLQRYKELQDIIAILGLDELSEDDRLIVARARKIERFLSQPFFVAEVFTGSPGKYVSLIETIRGFQMILSGELDVLPEQSFYLVGNIDEATAKAMNLKEI; encoded by the coding sequence atgagaACCAATCCTTTTATTCTTGGGGTTTCCGCACTTGTAGAAAAGAAGGCAGGACGTATTGATCAGATAATCGGCCCAGTACTCGACGTATCTTTCCCTCCAGGTAATATGCCTAGAATTTACAATTCCTTGATAGTTAAGGATAACGATACAACTGGTCAGCCAATAAGTGTGACTTGTGAGGTACAACAATTATTAGGAAATAATAAGGTTAGAGCTGTAGCTATGAGTGCTACAGACGGTTTGATGAGAGGAATGAAAGTAATTGATACAGGAGGTCCACTTAGTGTTCCAGTTGGTGAAACTACTCTTGGAAGAATTTTTAATGTTCTTGGGGAACCTGTTGATGACTTAGGTCCTGTAGATGCTCTCACAAGATCTCCTATTCATAGATCTGCTCCCGCCTTTACACAATTGGATACCAGATTTTCAATCTTTGAAACAGGCATTAAAGTAGTGGATCTTTTAGCTCCTTACCGCCGTGGGGGAAAAATTGGATTATTTGGGGGAGCTGGAGTGGGTAAAACAGTGTTAATTATGGAATTAATCAACAACATTGCTAAGGCTCATGGAGGTGTTTCGGTATTTGGCGGAGTAGGAGAACGTACCCGTGAAGGGAATGATCTTTACAAGGAAATGAAAGAATCGGGAGTCATTAATGAACAAAATATATCAGAATCAAAAGTAGCTTTGGTCTATGGTCAGATGAATGAACCGCCAGGAGCTCGTATGAGAGTAGGTTTAACTGCTTTAACTATGGCTGAATATTTCCGAGACGTAAATAAACAAGATGTACTCCTATTTATTGACAATATCTTCCGCTTTGTCCAAGCAGGATCAGAGGTATCCGCATTATTAGGCAGAATGCCTTCCGCAGTGGGTTATCAGCCAACTCTTAGCACGGAAATGGGTTCTTTACAAGAAAGAATAACTTCTACCAAAGAAGGATCTATAACCTCCATTCAAGCAGTTTATGTACCTGCAGATGACTTGACTGATCCCGCTCCTGCTACAACATTTGCACATTTAGATGCTACTACTGTACTATCGAGAGGATTAGCTGCCAAGGGGATCTATCCAGCAGTAGATCCGTTAGATTCCACGTCAACTATGCTCCAACCTTCGATCGTAGGCGAAGAACATTATGAAACTGCGCAAGGAGTTAAACAAACTTTGCAACGTTATAAGGAACTTCAAGATATTATAGCTATTCTTGGATTAGACGAATTATCAGAAGACGATCGTTTAATCGTGGCAAGAGCAAGAAAAATTGAACGGTTTTTGTCACAACCCTTTTTTGTAGCAGAGGTATTCACTGGTTCCCCCGGTAAATATGTTAGTCTAATAGAGACAATTAGAGGTTTTCAAATGATCCTTTCCGGAGAATTAGATGTTCTACCCGAACAGTCTTTTTATTTGGTGGGTAACATTGATGAAGCTACCGCAAAGGCTATgaacttaaaagaaatttaa